From Treponema sp. OMZ 787:
GGTTTCTGCCCTGATTATGATAGCCTTATTTTTCCTAATGATTTTTATTGTCGTAAAAAAAAGAATTGCCGTCGGTGCCGTAGCAGGTTATGTACAAGCCTTTATGTACACCCAATACGAGATACAGGACCTCGCTATGTACGGAAGATGGTATTTTACGATAATGGGGTACTTTCAAAACTATTTTGATATTATGGATTGGAGCGAAAAACATCAGGGTATTGAAAAATCCGAGCGGATAATCTTAAACGAAAAAATAGAATCCATCGAGTTAAAGAATATCCGTTTTGCTTATAGAGGAAAGGAATTCGACAAGGACGGAAACGATATAAGCGATTATGCGATAAAAGATTTATCTCTTTTTATAGACGGTAAAAAAACTTATGCAGTTGTAGGAAAAAACGGCAGCGGCAAAACCACCTTGATAAAACTTTTAACGGGCTTTTACACGCCCCAAGAAGGAAGCATCATAATAAACGGTAAATACAATCTTTGTGATTTGGATATGGATTCATACCGGGAAAGGCTCTCGGCGGTATTCCAAGACTTTGCCGTTTACGCAGGCTACACTGTGGACGAAAATATTTTTGTAAAGCCCAGACACTGTGAAGAAGAAGAAAAAGCAAAGATAGAAAAGGTAAAATACTTAGGAAAAGACTTTGAAAAGAAGCTTGAAAATAATTACTCCCTTGTTTTAGGAATGCAATACGGAGGCAAAGAATTTTCAGGAGGGCAAAGACAGAGGCTTGCAGCCTTGCGTTCCTTCATCAAAAAAAGCGATATAATATTTTTTGACGAACCTACCTCCGCAATAGACCCGATAGCCGAAAACGAATTTATCGAAAGCATTCTTATGCAGGGCAAGGGAAAAATCTCGCTTATCGTAACTCATAGGATGGGAAGCGTAAAGTCCTGCAGCGATATAATCGTAATAGATTCAGGTACTGTAATCGAAAAAGGAACCTTTGAAAGCCTTATAGCTCAAAAGGGCTTATTTGCAGAACTTTATAACAGCCAAAGAAAAAATTTTATAGAAGAAGAACTTGACTCAGAGACTTAGTTTAAAAGAGCTTCTTCCCAATCCTTAGGTTTAAAACCGATGAGGACAGAAGTTTCGGTAATTAACAAGGGGCGCTTTACCAACATACCGTCGCTTGCGAGAAGATCATACATTTCTTCTTCGCTCATATTAGGTAATTTTTCTTTAAGGTTTAAACCGCGATAAACCAAACCGCTTGTGTTAAAAAATTTCTTTAAGGGCAGGCCGCTCTTTTTATGCCATTTTTTAATCTCGGCGGCTGTAGGATTTTTCTCCTTGATATGTCTTTCGGTATAAGGCAGTCCATTCTCATCAAGCCATTTTTTTGCATTTATACATGTAGTACATTTCGGATAATAAATAAAAATCATCTTTCCTCCATAAACAAAGTAATTACTTCCCGTAAGCTTTTTCCAAAAATTCAGCTGCATGTTTATTTTTAGGTTCTTTTTCCAATATGTATTGAAAAGTTTTTATTGCATCTTCTTTCTTTTTTAAGCGCATTTGAAGGATA
This genomic window contains:
- a CDS encoding ABC transporter ATP-binding protein produces the protein MTKYPFIRTFKLFFKASPFRVSAVIVLTLALGVFPSLRIFISMKLIDLIASFLQSSAEIAFGETFKLLTAWAVITLASELAVKLQATLNALIYEKFSASIMTGLSEKLASLTDLSFFEKRENLVKVDMVREQLQVRPQNYVFNIILNFQRIVNLISMFAVLFSIDYSLPLLMIFSTLPVFLISQKAGRLQWAETEKLQDKRLKMATYIKHGLEGEKAKDNFLFGFTKNFKNTYLSIKDEYLKNFIKIAHRGLVFQLITSLVSALIMIALFFLMIFIVVKKRIAVGAVAGYVQAFMYTQYEIQDLAMYGRWYFTIMGYFQNYFDIMDWSEKHQGIEKSERIILNEKIESIELKNIRFAYRGKEFDKDGNDISDYAIKDLSLFIDGKKTYAVVGKNGSGKTTLIKLLTGFYTPQEGSIIINGKYNLCDLDMDSYRERLSAVFQDFAVYAGYTVDENIFVKPRHCEEEEKAKIEKVKYLGKDFEKKLENNYSLVLGMQYGGKEFSGGQRQRLAALRSFIKKSDIIFFDEPTSAIDPIAENEFIESILMQGKGKISLIVTHRMGSVKSCSDIIVIDSGTVIEKGTFESLIAQKGLFAELYNSQRKNFIEEELDSET
- a CDS encoding arsenate reductase family protein, which translates into the protein MIFIYYPKCTTCINAKKWLDENGLPYTERHIKEKNPTAAEIKKWHKKSGLPLKKFFNTSGLVYRGLNLKEKLPNMSEEEMYDLLASDGMLVKRPLLITETSVLIGFKPKDWEEALLN